The following coding sequences lie in one Mycobacterium gordonae genomic window:
- a CDS encoding dienelactone hydrolase family protein codes for MARIRKLVAALDRRGPHRVLRGDLAFAGLPGVVYTPEAGFNLPGIAFGHDWLTGSAQYSGLLEHLASWGIVAAAPDTQRGLVPSVMNLAFDLGVALDIVSGVRLGPGEISVHPAKLGLAGHGFGGSAAVFAAAGMAGSAGRPLAAVAAIFPTVTSPPAELPAANLDVPGLILTAPDASKTLNSNALALDRVWDRATLRVVSKAEAGGLVEGRRLPKAVGLAGSDRKTQRAVRALLTGYLLATLGGDKTYRDFADPDVTLPRTDPLDPEAPPVTAEEKIVALLK; via the coding sequence GTGGCCCGCATCCGCAAGCTCGTCGCCGCCCTCGACCGTCGTGGTCCACATCGCGTTCTGCGCGGTGACCTGGCCTTTGCCGGCCTGCCCGGCGTGGTGTACACCCCCGAAGCGGGGTTCAATCTGCCCGGCATCGCGTTCGGACATGACTGGCTGACCGGCTCCGCCCAATATTCCGGCCTGCTGGAGCATCTGGCGTCCTGGGGCATCGTGGCCGCGGCGCCGGACACCCAGCGGGGCCTCGTCCCGTCGGTGATGAACCTGGCGTTCGATCTCGGTGTCGCCCTGGACATCGTCTCCGGCGTGCGGCTGGGCCCCGGCGAGATCAGCGTGCACCCCGCCAAGCTCGGCCTGGCCGGCCACGGGTTCGGCGGTTCGGCCGCGGTGTTTGCCGCGGCCGGCATGGCCGGCTCTGCCGGCAGGCCGCTCGCCGCGGTGGCCGCGATCTTCCCGACCGTGACCTCTCCCCCGGCGGAATTGCCGGCCGCGAACCTCGACGTACCGGGTCTCATCCTGACCGCGCCCGATGCTTCCAAGACGCTGAACTCCAATGCCCTGGCGTTGGACCGTGTCTGGGACAGGGCCACCCTGCGTGTCGTCAGCAAGGCCGAAGCCGGTGGCCTGGTGGAAGGTCGACGGCTACCGAAGGCCGTGGGACTGGCCGGTTCGGACCGTAAGACCCAACGGGCGGTTCGCGCGCTGTTGACCGGCTATCTGCTCGCCACGCTCGGCGGTGACAAGACCTACCGCGACTTCGCCGACCCGGATGTGACGTTGCCCAGAACCGACCCGTTGGATCCCGAAGCGCCGCCGGTGACTGCCGAAGAGAAAATCGTCGCGCTGCTGAAATGA
- the glmS gene encoding glutamine--fructose-6-phosphate transaminase (isomerizing), translated as MCGIVGYVGQRPACDVVMNALRRMEYRGYDSSGIALVDGGGNLMVRRRAGQLANLESALAEMTPAELSGGTGLGHTRWATHGRPTDRNAHPHRDAAGKIAVVHNGIIENFASLRQELEAVGVEFASDTDTEVTVHMVARAYHHGETAGDFTASVLAVLRRLEGHFTLVFANADEPGTIVAARRSTPLVVGIGEGEMFVGSDVAAFIEHTRQAVELGQDQAVVITADGYRITDFHGNDDLQAGRDFREFHIDWDLAAAEKGGYEYFMLKEIAEQPAAVSETLLGHFVDNRIVLDEQRLSDQELREVDKVFVVACGTAYHSGLLAKYAIEHWTRLPVEVELASEFRYRDPVLDRSTLVVAISQSGETADTLEAVRHAKEQKAKVLAICNTNGSQIPRECDAVLYTRAGPEIGVASTKTFLAQITANYLVGLALAQARGTKYPDEVEREYRELEAMPDLVARVIAATDPVSELAYRFAQSSTVLFLGRHVGYPVALEGALKLKELAYMHAEGFAAGELKHGPIALIEDDLPVIVVMPSPKGSATLHAKLLSNIREIQTRGAVTIVIAEEGDETVRPYADHLIEIPSVSTLLQPLLSTIPLQVFAASVARARGYDVDKPRNLAKSVTVE; from the coding sequence ATGTGCGGAATCGTCGGCTACGTCGGGCAGCGTCCTGCCTGCGATGTCGTGATGAACGCCCTGCGCCGGATGGAGTACCGCGGCTACGACTCCTCGGGCATCGCGCTGGTGGACGGCGGCGGCAACCTCATGGTGCGTCGCCGCGCAGGTCAGCTCGCCAATCTGGAGTCGGCGCTGGCCGAAATGACTCCGGCCGAACTGTCCGGCGGCACCGGCCTGGGCCACACCCGCTGGGCCACCCACGGCCGCCCCACCGACCGCAATGCGCACCCGCATCGCGACGCGGCGGGCAAGATCGCCGTCGTCCACAACGGCATCATCGAAAACTTCGCCTCGCTGCGCCAGGAGCTGGAGGCTGTCGGTGTGGAGTTCGCCAGCGACACCGACACCGAGGTCACGGTGCACATGGTCGCGCGGGCCTACCACCACGGCGAGACGGCCGGCGATTTCACCGCATCGGTGCTGGCGGTCCTGCGCCGGCTGGAAGGCCATTTCACGCTGGTCTTCGCCAATGCCGACGAGCCCGGCACCATCGTCGCCGCCCGCCGTTCGACGCCGCTGGTCGTCGGAATTGGCGAAGGCGAGATGTTCGTCGGCTCCGATGTGGCCGCCTTCATCGAACACACTCGGCAGGCGGTCGAACTCGGCCAGGACCAGGCGGTGGTGATCACCGCCGACGGCTACCGGATCACCGACTTCCACGGCAACGACGACCTGCAAGCGGGGCGGGACTTCAGGGAATTTCATATCGACTGGGACCTGGCCGCCGCCGAAAAAGGCGGCTACGAGTACTTCATGCTCAAGGAGATCGCCGAGCAGCCCGCCGCGGTGTCCGAGACGCTGCTCGGCCATTTCGTGGACAACCGGATCGTGCTGGACGAGCAGCGGCTGTCCGACCAGGAACTGCGCGAGGTCGACAAGGTGTTCGTCGTCGCCTGCGGCACCGCCTACCATTCGGGCCTGCTGGCCAAGTACGCGATCGAGCATTGGACGAGGCTGCCGGTCGAGGTCGAGCTCGCCAGTGAATTTCGGTACCGGGACCCCGTGCTGGACCGCAGCACGCTGGTCGTGGCCATCTCCCAATCCGGTGAGACCGCCGACACGCTGGAAGCGGTCCGGCACGCCAAGGAGCAGAAGGCCAAGGTCCTGGCGATCTGCAACACCAACGGCTCGCAGATTCCGCGCGAGTGCGACGCGGTGCTCTACACCCGCGCTGGCCCGGAGATTGGGGTGGCCTCCACCAAGACCTTCCTGGCGCAGATCACCGCCAACTATCTGGTGGGTCTGGCGCTGGCCCAGGCCCGCGGCACCAAGTACCCCGACGAGGTGGAACGCGAATACCGCGAACTGGAGGCGATGCCGGACCTGGTTGCCCGGGTGATCGCGGCAACGGATCCGGTGTCCGAGCTGGCCTACCGGTTCGCCCAGTCCTCGACGGTGTTGTTCCTGGGTCGCCACGTCGGCTATCCGGTCGCACTCGAAGGCGCGCTGAAGCTCAAGGAACTGGCCTACATGCACGCCGAGGGCTTCGCGGCCGGCGAACTCAAGCATGGCCCGATCGCGCTGATCGAGGACGACCTGCCGGTGATCGTCGTCATGCCCTCGCCGAAAGGTTCGGCGACGCTGCACGCGAAGCTGCTGTCCAACATCCGCGAGATCCAGACCCGCGGGGCGGTGACCATCGTGATCGCCGAGGAGGGCGACGAGACGGTCCGCCCCTATGCCGACCACCTGATCGAAATACCCTCGGTATCAACACTTTTACAGCCGCTGCTGTCGACCATCCCGCTGCAGGTGTTCGCCGCGTCGGTGGCTCGGGCGCGTGGCTACGACGTCGACAAGCCGCGTAATCTAGCCAAGTCAGTGACGGTCGAATAG
- a CDS encoding DUF4436 domain-containing protein, producing MRWGIVSLGVFAVAYASLVALYALTGMGPPHPVTDGRAAADGTTVTFDIDGLQPYRSALVGNLTVTPGPELLDPQTGNLTEDLSVAVTSATTPTKRFWPKGTQPGVFPVSLGVSGDVSDWPFDSYRSGPISVDLFRGPGQVPGRASVTFVDRLPGWKVDVQGGSPGDVKAPYRAEVQRSPSTVTLAIALLAVLVSIAGFALFVAVQTVRDRRKFQPPMTTWFAAMLFAVIPLRNALPDAPPFGAWVDVTVVLWVILALVISMGLYVSCWWRHLAPDKPAQPAKLEQPAAAVSGP from the coding sequence ATGCGGTGGGGGATCGTCAGTCTCGGGGTTTTCGCCGTGGCATATGCCAGCCTGGTGGCGCTGTATGCGCTGACCGGGATGGGCCCCCCGCACCCCGTCACCGACGGCCGGGCGGCAGCCGACGGGACGACGGTGACATTCGACATCGACGGTCTGCAGCCCTACCGCAGCGCGCTGGTCGGCAACCTCACCGTCACACCGGGACCCGAGTTGCTGGATCCGCAGACCGGCAACCTCACCGAAGACCTCAGTGTCGCGGTCACCTCCGCGACCACTCCGACCAAACGCTTCTGGCCCAAAGGCACGCAGCCAGGCGTATTCCCGGTGTCGCTGGGCGTCAGCGGCGACGTGTCGGACTGGCCATTCGACAGCTACCGCTCAGGGCCGATATCGGTGGATCTATTCCGCGGTCCAGGGCAGGTGCCGGGTCGCGCCTCGGTGACCTTCGTCGATCGCCTGCCCGGGTGGAAGGTCGACGTGCAGGGCGGCTCGCCGGGTGATGTCAAGGCTCCGTACCGCGCGGAGGTGCAGCGGTCGCCAAGCACCGTGACGCTTGCCATCGCGCTGCTTGCCGTCCTGGTCTCCATTGCCGGCTTCGCGCTCTTCGTCGCGGTGCAGACGGTGCGCGACCGGCGAAAGTTCCAGCCGCCCATGACCACCTGGTTCGCCGCCATGCTCTTCGCGGTCATACCGCTGCGCAATGCGCTTCCCGACGCGCCGCCGTTCGGAGCGTGGGTCGACGTCACCGTGGTGTTGTGGGTGATCCTTGCGTTGGTGATCTCGATGGGCCTGTACGTGTCCTGCTGGTGGCGCCACCTGGCGCCGGACAAACCGGCCCAACCGGCCAAGCTGGAGCAGCCGGCGGCCGCCGTTTCCGGCCCATGA
- a CDS encoding DUF4436 domain-containing protein, with protein sequence MRLAITGVLLFVAAYIGSIVLYVDSGMGHPRRIADGAAPADGTKVTFDIEDIQSDNSVLRANITVLPGPALLDPLTHTLKDDLSVVATSVVSTSRRTWSKGTLPDIVPVTVTLTGDVADWPFDTYQSGPLAMQLFSGADQLPVPATATLVDRLLGWKIEVNRLGAGNERAPYRLDLYRSPSTAAFALVILGVLVALAALALFVAVQTFRDRRKFQPPMTTWYAAMLFAVMPLRGALPDPPPFGAWIDVTVVLWVIVVLVISLTLYVACWWRHLKPEK encoded by the coding sequence ATGAGGCTCGCGATCACCGGCGTGCTGCTTTTCGTCGCGGCTTACATCGGATCGATCGTGTTGTACGTCGACAGCGGCATGGGCCATCCGCGTCGAATCGCCGACGGTGCCGCCCCGGCCGACGGAACCAAGGTGACGTTCGATATCGAGGACATCCAGTCCGACAACAGCGTGCTGCGGGCCAACATCACCGTGCTGCCCGGTCCGGCGCTGCTGGACCCACTGACGCACACGCTGAAAGACGACCTGAGCGTCGTGGCCACCTCCGTGGTGTCGACCAGCAGACGGACCTGGTCGAAGGGAACGCTGCCCGACATCGTCCCCGTTACGGTCACCCTCACCGGCGACGTCGCCGACTGGCCCTTCGACACCTACCAATCCGGGCCCCTTGCCATGCAGCTCTTCTCCGGCGCCGACCAGCTGCCGGTGCCCGCCACTGCGACGTTGGTCGACCGACTGCTCGGTTGGAAGATTGAGGTCAATCGGCTGGGCGCGGGCAACGAACGTGCGCCGTACCGGCTTGATCTGTACCGGTCACCCAGTACCGCGGCCTTCGCTCTGGTCATCCTCGGTGTGCTTGTCGCGCTCGCCGCTCTGGCGCTGTTCGTCGCGGTGCAGACGTTTCGGGACCGCAGAAAATTTCAGCCGCCGATGACCACCTGGTACGCGGCGATGCTCTTCGCGGTGATGCCGTTACGGGGTGCGCTCCCCGACCCGCCACCCTTCGGAGCGTGGATCGACGTCACGGTGGTGTTGTGGGTCATCGTGGTGTTGGTCATTTCGCTGACGCTCTACGTTGCGTGCTGGTGGCGGCACCTGAAACCTGAGAAGTGA
- a CDS encoding NAD(P)H-hydrate dehydratase has product MRHYYSADTIRDAEAPLLASLPDGALMKRAAFGLATAILRELTARTGGVTGRRVCAVVGSGDNGGDALWAATFARRRGAAADALLLNPDKTHRKGLAAFRSAGGRVVEKIDPVTDLVIDGVVGISGSGPLRPAAAEVFQQARDIPVVAVDIPSGIDVATGAITGPAVRAALTVTFGGLKPVHALADCGRVELVDIGLDLPDSDLRSFQAADVLARWPVPGARDDKYTQGVTGVLAGSSTYPGAAVLCTGAAVATHSGMVRYAGSAQHEVLAQWPEVIASPTPAAAGRVQAWVVGPGLGTDEDGAAALWFALETDLPVLVDADGLTMLAAHPDLVADRNAPTVLTPHAGEFARLAGSPPGSPVGQDRVGATRRLADALGATVLLKGNVTVIAEPGGPVYLNPAGQSWAATAGSGDVLSGMIGALLASGLPPGEAAAAASFVHARAAALSAAHPGPGEAPTSSSRIMHHIRAAVAAL; this is encoded by the coding sequence ATGCGGCATTACTACTCTGCGGACACGATTCGCGACGCGGAAGCGCCGCTGCTGGCCAGCCTGCCCGATGGCGCCCTGATGAAACGCGCGGCCTTCGGGCTGGCCACCGCTATCCTGCGCGAGCTGACCGCCCGCACCGGCGGAGTCACCGGCCGCCGGGTCTGTGCGGTCGTGGGATCCGGTGACAACGGTGGCGACGCCCTGTGGGCGGCCACCTTTGCCCGCCGGCGCGGCGCGGCCGCCGACGCGCTGCTACTCAACCCCGACAAAACCCACCGCAAGGGGCTGGCCGCGTTCCGCAGCGCCGGTGGCCGTGTCGTCGAAAAGATCGATCCAGTAACGGATCTCGTCATCGACGGGGTGGTCGGCATCTCCGGTTCCGGCCCGCTGCGGCCGGCCGCGGCCGAAGTCTTCCAACAAGCCCGCGACATCCCAGTGGTCGCCGTCGACATTCCCAGCGGAATCGACGTCGCTACCGGCGCCATCACCGGACCCGCCGTGCGCGCCGCGCTCACCGTCACCTTCGGTGGCCTCAAACCCGTGCACGCGCTTGCCGATTGCGGCCGCGTCGAACTCGTCGACATCGGACTCGACCTGCCCGACTCCGATCTGCGCAGTTTCCAGGCCGCCGATGTCCTGGCGCGTTGGCCCGTACCCGGTGCCCGCGACGACAAGTACACCCAAGGCGTTACCGGGGTGCTGGCCGGGTCCTCGACCTACCCGGGCGCCGCGGTGCTGTGTACCGGCGCGGCGGTGGCCACCCACTCGGGCATGGTCCGCTACGCAGGCAGCGCCCAACACGAAGTGCTCGCCCAGTGGCCGGAAGTGATCGCCTCACCGACCCCGGCGGCGGCCGGACGGGTGCAGGCATGGGTGGTCGGGCCGGGACTGGGCACCGACGAGGACGGCGCCGCCGCCCTGTGGTTCGCCCTGGAGACCGACCTGCCGGTGCTGGTGGACGCCGACGGGTTGACCATGCTGGCCGCCCACCCGGATCTGGTGGCCGACCGCAACGCTCCGACCGTGCTGACACCGCACGCGGGTGAATTCGCCAGGCTCGCCGGATCCCCGCCTGGCTCACCAGTCGGACAAGACCGGGTGGGCGCCACGCGCCGGCTGGCTGACGCTTTGGGAGCGACCGTGCTGCTCAAGGGCAACGTGACCGTCATCGCCGAACCCGGGGGACCCGTCTACCTGAACCCCGCCGGGCAGTCCTGGGCGGCCACCGCCGGGTCCGGCGACGTGCTGTCCGGGATGATCGGCGCGCTGCTGGCCTCCGGTTTACCGCCGGGCGAGGCCGCCGCGGCCGCGTCATTCGTCCACGCCCGGGCGGCGGCGCTGTCGGCCGCCCACCCGGGACCCGGAGAGGCGCCGACCTCGTCGTCGCGGATCATGCACCACATCCGGGCAGCCGTGGCCGCTCTTTAG
- a CDS encoding DUF2510 domain-containing protein, with product MSQPYQPPAPYQQPGTQGHPNSEPLFEIRLLKHTGALIFWQQQTVRHTGNLQQCEQAYKDAQTHCLLLGWWSLASLVIFNWIALFSNMGAIKRIRSLSQDPQALAQQQYSRAPQQYAVHPQPPTASVPPGWYPDPSGQPRQRYWDGATWTAFTHPPTHR from the coding sequence TTGTCACAGCCCTACCAGCCGCCCGCTCCCTATCAGCAGCCAGGCACGCAGGGACACCCGAACTCGGAGCCGCTGTTTGAGATCAGGCTGCTCAAGCACACCGGCGCGCTGATTTTCTGGCAGCAGCAAACCGTTCGGCACACTGGGAACCTGCAGCAGTGCGAACAGGCGTACAAAGACGCACAGACGCACTGCCTGCTGCTGGGCTGGTGGAGTCTGGCGTCACTGGTGATCTTCAACTGGATCGCGCTGTTCTCCAATATGGGTGCCATCAAGCGAATCCGCTCGCTGTCCCAGGATCCCCAGGCGCTGGCCCAGCAGCAATACTCGCGGGCCCCGCAGCAATACGCGGTTCACCCGCAGCCGCCAACAGCGTCCGTACCGCCGGGCTGGTACCCCGATCCCTCCGGCCAACCCCGACAGCGCTACTGGGACGGCGCGACGTGGACCGCCTTTACCCATCCACCGACGCACCGCTAA
- a CDS encoding glutamate decarboxylase, giving the protein MSKSHPSKATHSITPAYTGRLFTKPVPALRLPDESMDPEAAYRFIHDELMLDGSSRLNLATFVTTWMDPEAGKLMAETFDKNMIDKDEYPATAAIEQRCVCMVADLFHAEGLRDDDPSSAIGVSTIGSSEAVMLGGLAMKWLWRAKTKDWKSRTPNLVMGSNVQVVWEKFCRYFDVEPRYLPMEEGRYVITPEQVLDAVDENTIGVVAILGTTYTGELEPVAEICKALDKLAADGGVDVPVHVDAASGGFVVPFLHPDLVWDFRLPRVVSINVSGHKYGLTYPGIGFVVWRSPEYLPEDLVFRVNYLGGDMPTFTLNFSRPGNQVVGQYYNFLRLGREGYTQVMQSLSSTARWLGEQLRTGEYMEIISDGSAIPVVSFRLAKDRGYTEFDVSHELRGYGWQVPAYTMPDNATDVSVLRIVVREGLSGDLARALHDDAIKALTSLDKLKPAGHYEAEHFAH; this is encoded by the coding sequence GTGTCCAAGAGCCACCCGTCCAAGGCCACCCACTCGATCACTCCGGCCTACACCGGCCGACTGTTCACCAAGCCGGTGCCGGCGTTGCGGTTGCCCGATGAGTCGATGGATCCCGAGGCCGCCTACCGCTTCATCCACGACGAGTTGATGCTCGACGGCAGTTCGCGGCTGAATCTGGCCACCTTCGTCACCACCTGGATGGACCCCGAGGCCGGGAAATTGATGGCCGAGACGTTCGACAAGAACATGATCGACAAGGACGAGTACCCCGCCACCGCGGCCATCGAGCAGCGTTGCGTGTGCATGGTGGCCGACCTGTTCCACGCCGAGGGGCTACGCGACGACGACCCCAGCAGCGCCATCGGGGTGTCCACCATCGGCTCCAGCGAGGCGGTGATGCTGGGCGGTCTGGCGATGAAGTGGCTCTGGCGAGCCAAGACGAAGGACTGGAAGAGCCGCACCCCCAACCTCGTGATGGGCTCCAACGTGCAGGTGGTGTGGGAGAAGTTCTGCCGCTACTTCGACGTCGAGCCCCGCTACCTGCCGATGGAGGAGGGCCGCTACGTCATCACGCCCGAACAGGTGCTCGACGCCGTGGACGAAAACACCATCGGCGTAGTGGCGATTCTGGGCACCACCTACACCGGGGAACTCGAACCGGTCGCCGAGATCTGCAAGGCACTCGACAAGCTGGCCGCCGATGGCGGTGTGGACGTCCCCGTGCACGTCGATGCCGCCAGCGGGGGCTTCGTGGTGCCGTTCCTGCACCCCGACCTGGTGTGGGACTTCCGGTTGCCGCGGGTGGTGTCCATAAACGTCAGCGGCCACAAGTACGGCCTGACCTATCCCGGCATCGGTTTCGTGGTGTGGCGCAGCCCCGAATACCTGCCCGAAGACCTGGTCTTCCGGGTCAATTACCTGGGCGGTGACATGCCGACCTTCACGCTCAACTTCTCCCGGCCGGGCAACCAGGTGGTCGGCCAGTACTACAACTTCCTACGCTTGGGCCGCGAGGGGTATACGCAGGTCATGCAGTCGTTGTCGTCAACCGCGCGCTGGCTGGGTGAGCAGCTGCGCACCGGCGAGTACATGGAAATCATCTCCGACGGTTCGGCGATCCCGGTGGTCAGCTTCAGGTTGGCCAAGGACCGCGGCTACACCGAGTTCGACGTCTCGCACGAACTGCGCGGTTACGGTTGGCAGGTGCCGGCCTACACCATGCCGGACAACGCCACCGACGTCTCGGTGCTGCGCATCGTGGTCCGCGAAGGCCTCTCCGGCGACCTCGCCCGCGCGTTGCACGACGACGCCATCAAGGCCCTGACGTCGTTGGATAAGCTCAAGCCGGCCGGACACTACGAGGCCGAGCACTTCGCGCACTGA
- a CDS encoding rhomboid-like protein: MARVSISVRARALVRIVWHYVISAPLTYGWLLALAATTIVQNLLTGHQLHSILLHRYTNLHALATDPLGVLFSSLLWIDGRSLEPYLLLFTLFLAPAEHWLGQLRWLAVGLTSHIIATYFSEGLLYMAIQMHDASARSVRAHDIGVSYFLVGIMGVLTYRIARPWRWGYLGVLLLIFGFPVLLMDRIELSFTAIGHFAALLIGLAFFPMARERKTGSWNPAERFKAVFGRRKTRKAPG; the protein is encoded by the coding sequence GTGGCGAGAGTATCGATATCGGTACGAGCTCGGGCGTTGGTGCGCATTGTGTGGCACTACGTCATCAGTGCGCCGCTCACCTACGGCTGGCTGCTCGCACTGGCCGCCACGACGATCGTGCAGAATCTGCTCACCGGGCATCAACTGCATTCGATTCTGCTGCACCGCTATACGAACCTGCACGCGCTGGCAACCGATCCGCTGGGGGTGCTGTTCTCCAGTCTGCTGTGGATCGACGGCCGCAGCCTGGAGCCCTACCTGCTGCTGTTCACCCTCTTCCTGGCGCCGGCTGAGCATTGGCTCGGCCAATTACGTTGGCTCGCAGTGGGATTGACGTCACATATCATCGCCACCTATTTCAGCGAGGGGCTGTTGTACATGGCGATCCAGATGCACGACGCCTCAGCAAGGTCGGTGCGCGCCCACGACATCGGGGTCAGCTACTTCCTGGTCGGCATCATGGGAGTCCTTACCTACCGCATCGCCCGGCCCTGGCGCTGGGGTTATCTGGGCGTGCTGCTGCTCATTTTCGGCTTTCCGGTGCTGTTGATGGACCGCATCGAGCTGAGCTTCACCGCCATCGGCCATTTCGCGGCGCTGCTGATCGGCCTGGCGTTCTTCCCGATGGCACGCGAGCGCAAGACCGGGTCCTGGAATCCGGCCGAGCGATTCAAAGCCGTCTTCGGCCGGCGCAAGACACGGAAGGCGCCAGGCTGA